A part of Crassostrea angulata isolate pt1a10 chromosome 5, ASM2561291v2, whole genome shotgun sequence genomic DNA contains:
- the LOC128185772 gene encoding slit homolog 1 protein-like translates to MTMEAGCTGNTDCRKNAICKTVMYNTECECESGFYDFPPFTTAENQGCLGECNDVGETDQCKGNTQCELTTQGYGKCVCPAETFGPPECLDDCESNVQCSYRGDCQNGECVCFPGYEGKYCEVIETTTTTTERPGINLALLLGASVLPLLLLVPAGLVSALTSG, encoded by the exons ATGACTATGGAGGCAGGTTGTACGGGCAATACCGACTGTCGCAAGAATGCCATTTGCAAAACTGTCATGTACAATACTGAATGTGAATGTGAAAGTGGGTTTTACGACTTTCCTCCATTCACTACTGCTGAAAACCAGGGATGTCTGG GTGAGTGTAATGATGTGGGAGAGACTGATCAGTGCAAAGGAAATACACAGTGTGAGTTGACTACGCAAGGATACGGAAAATGCGTATGTCCTGCGGAAACCTTCGGGCCTCCTGAATGTCTCG atGATTGTGAATCGAATGTACAATGCAGTTATCGCGGTGACTGTCAGAATGGCGAATGTGTTTGTTTCCCGGGGTATGAAGGAAAATACTGTGAAG TGATCGAAACTACAACAACTACAACAGAGAGACCAGGGATAAATTTGGCTCTGTTGTTGGGAGCCTCGGTACTTCCTTTACTGCTTCTTGTACCAGCCGGTCTCGTGAGCGCCTTAACATCAGGCTGA